In Acaryochloris marina S15, a single genomic region encodes these proteins:
- a CDS encoding ATP-grasp domain-containing protein, translated as MKIFNHDIMNCTHEQVQGNYLYSGRVLGLTEPDDVIQLHPELKSEWQAITEHYRRMGLPHTHQVVWDISLSRIAENPELERSVFYFGDAVNQESSYAEQCRQLDQNWYGVVDYVNSKNNFMDLAHTLGVTVPQTLCFDDKSAIDLDADIPYPCYLKPSISVDGVGIVRCEDEPQLVSALQGLPDYMPFQIQEEVRATSFLNLQYQVTSEGVKPLAASEQILDGCAHSGNRYPTIHQPWDVVDPMAQWMGQQGMKDIFAFDVAVAEREEGPCYLAIECNPRFNGASYPTGIAHKLNISSWTSQTFVTSARSLHQLDLTDIEYDSQSQQGIVIVNWGSILIGKLVILLAGTPEQQNHLREQLKQRL; from the coding sequence ATGAAAATTTTCAATCATGACATTATGAACTGCACCCATGAGCAAGTGCAGGGCAACTATCTGTATTCCGGGCGTGTGCTAGGACTGACGGAACCCGATGATGTCATTCAGCTCCACCCCGAGCTGAAATCAGAATGGCAGGCGATCACGGAGCACTATCGCCGAATGGGTCTTCCTCATACTCATCAGGTGGTTTGGGACATTTCTCTGAGTCGCATTGCTGAGAATCCCGAACTAGAGCGGTCCGTTTTCTACTTTGGTGATGCGGTCAATCAGGAAAGTTCCTATGCTGAACAATGTCGACAGCTCGACCAAAACTGGTATGGCGTAGTTGATTACGTGAATTCCAAGAACAACTTTATGGACTTGGCCCATACCTTGGGAGTGACTGTACCCCAAACCCTGTGTTTTGATGACAAGTCAGCCATCGATTTAGACGCTGATATTCCTTATCCTTGTTATCTCAAACCCTCTATTTCGGTCGACGGTGTGGGGATTGTTCGGTGTGAAGATGAGCCTCAACTGGTATCGGCATTACAAGGACTACCAGACTATATGCCTTTCCAGATCCAGGAAGAGGTGAGAGCCACGAGTTTTTTGAATTTGCAGTACCAAGTGACATCTGAAGGGGTAAAGCCTTTGGCTGCCTCAGAGCAAATTTTAGATGGCTGTGCCCACAGTGGTAACCGCTATCCGACGATTCATCAACCTTGGGACGTGGTTGACCCCATGGCCCAATGGATGGGACAGCAGGGAATGAAAGATATTTTTGCCTTTGATGTTGCGGTAGCGGAAAGGGAAGAAGGGCCATGCTATTTGGCCATTGAATGCAATCCACGGTTCAATGGAGCCTCCTATCCGACGGGAATCGCTCATAAACTCAATATCTCTAGCTGGACCAGCCAAACCTTTGTTACCTCTGCCCGCTCATTACATCAGCTAGATTTGACCGATATTGAATACGACTCCCAGTCCCAGCAAGGCATCGTCATTGTGAATTGGGGCAGTATCTTGATTGGCAAACTGGTTATTTTGCTAGCGGGAACACCAGAACAGCAAAATCATTTGAGAGAACAGTTGAAGCAACGTCTTTGA
- a CDS encoding ATP-grasp domain-containing protein, giving the protein MKIFNHDIQTSTHEAVGGTHLYSGRVLGLSEPGDIVQIHPALKSEWQAICDHYLQIGLSHSQNVVWNLSLEHLQICEDYEPSVYLFGDAVHTNSAHAQLYRAMDASWFKVVEFINSKNNFMHLAQMLNMAVPPTACFHSSDGMQSLDELAYPCYFKPSVSDSGFGIVRCTDPRQLAATLLELGNQIPYQVQTEVATSTFINLQYQITDHGVRHLLATEQILNGCVHGGNRYPTLHQPWSLFDPMSEWLAQQGMKGLFAFDAAVVQTGQTVEYLAIECNPRFNGSSYPTLIAEKLNISQWSSETLETHHHSLADIDLQGLEFNPQTGTGVIVINWGTVLVGKVSVLLAGTTQQQVELKQHLQQRLVDPKQLSISRQALTDREPARI; this is encoded by the coding sequence ATGAAAATATTTAATCACGACATTCAGACCAGTACCCATGAAGCCGTTGGAGGCACTCATCTTTATTCAGGTAGAGTGCTCGGACTGTCTGAGCCAGGCGATATCGTCCAAATCCATCCAGCTCTAAAATCTGAATGGCAGGCGATCTGTGATCATTATCTGCAGATTGGCTTAAGTCATTCTCAGAACGTGGTTTGGAATCTATCTCTAGAGCATTTACAAATCTGTGAAGACTATGAGCCCTCTGTCTATTTATTTGGTGACGCAGTCCATACAAACAGTGCCCATGCTCAGCTTTATCGAGCAATGGATGCCTCCTGGTTCAAGGTGGTTGAATTCATCAACTCCAAAAACAATTTCATGCACCTGGCTCAGATGCTAAACATGGCAGTTCCCCCCACAGCTTGTTTTCATAGCTCTGATGGGATGCAATCTCTGGATGAGTTGGCCTATCCTTGCTATTTCAAACCATCCGTCTCTGACAGTGGCTTTGGTATTGTGCGCTGTACTGACCCTAGACAACTGGCAGCCACCCTACTGGAATTGGGTAATCAGATTCCCTACCAAGTGCAAACAGAAGTTGCCACATCAACCTTTATCAACCTGCAGTATCAAATCACTGACCATGGGGTCAGGCACCTATTAGCCACCGAACAAATTTTGAACGGCTGTGTGCATGGTGGTAACCGCTATCCCACCCTCCATCAACCTTGGTCACTGTTCGATCCAATGTCAGAATGGCTAGCCCAGCAAGGCATGAAAGGGTTATTTGCTTTTGATGCAGCAGTGGTCCAGACGGGCCAAACCGTAGAATATTTAGCCATCGAATGCAATCCCCGATTTAATGGGTCTTCCTATCCGACTTTGATTGCCGAAAAATTAAACATTTCCCAATGGAGTAGCGAAACCCTTGAGACTCACCATCACTCTTTAGCAGACATTGATTTGCAAGGGTTAGAGTTCAATCCTCAGACGGGAACCGGGGTTATTGTGATCAACTGGGGAACCGTTCTGGTTGGCAAAGTCAGTGTTTTACTAGCAGGTACAACCCAACAACAAGTTGAGTTAAAACAGCATCTGCAACAACGCCTGGTTGATCCAAAGCAGTTATCCATCTCTAGACAAGCCCTTACTGATCGGGAACCCGCCCGAATTTAG
- a CDS encoding MarC family protein, which translates to MFDLPEYLKLVAGLASIVNPIGVIPIFLSLTEGQGSSQRRLIAFQSFMALNIILLVALVAGEAILSFFSISLPSFRVAGGLLILLTALSMLRAETIESRQLTETGTVDPNEPPTLPDAPVAVVPIAIPLLGGPGAISTVIVYAHTQESIEHTILIGLVILSVSVIALVGLLVAPLMDTVMGKTGMNVISRVMGLIITAISIEFIADGVKELLPGLG; encoded by the coding sequence GTGTTTGACTTGCCAGAATATCTAAAATTAGTGGCGGGTCTCGCATCAATCGTTAATCCTATAGGCGTTATTCCTATTTTTCTAAGCCTGACAGAGGGGCAAGGCTCAAGCCAGAGGCGGCTCATTGCCTTTCAATCTTTTATGGCTTTAAACATTATTCTGTTAGTTGCCCTCGTTGCAGGGGAAGCTATTCTGAGCTTTTTTAGTATTAGCCTACCGTCCTTCCGAGTCGCAGGCGGCTTATTAATCCTGTTAACCGCATTATCCATGTTGCGGGCTGAAACCATTGAGTCGCGTCAGCTCACAGAGACAGGCACGGTAGACCCAAATGAACCACCGACATTACCGGATGCCCCTGTTGCTGTCGTCCCCATTGCCATTCCCCTACTCGGCGGTCCTGGTGCTATTAGCACTGTGATTGTTTATGCTCACACCCAAGAATCCATAGAACATACGATTCTGATTGGCTTGGTGATTCTGAGTGTATCTGTAATCGCCTTGGTGGGCTTACTCGTTGCTCCGCTGATGGATACTGTAATGGGTAAAACAGGCATGAACGTGATTAGTCGAGTGATGGGATTAATCATCACCGCTATTTCTATAGAGTTCATTGCCGATGGCGTCAAAGAACTCCTCCCTGGACTGGGCTAA
- a CDS encoding GAF domain-containing protein, whose protein sequence is MAGLLDQDQVESLVGCVLTFLQSELDYPLLWIAKYDANQSELIGLSGGLPHADSTAFSQRYPVLPGDLFDQALLTRNPIEVMNLQEEGRVGKWQKLAQRFDIQGAILYPIQYRKECVGLLLLGSAHWGRNPRTEESTLLSLVTHSLGAAFNRLSQQETVEPVSTPSQPLAHLINQMNVLTDWDERVNVVLRAAQQAIDPTFTGLYWLDFEENSCVLKVSYQPGQGSRLNRARPIRAQVQMAEIEPFCQALSLGQMVSVSESQGSMNAKVPLRLMQQTKSRSFLCAPIMGNGQLLGFLSVEGKEPRVWQDQEKNFIKAAAQLMGLSAVAPAGDNPVHISSQTQTLMGQFTQLMVESKDWPKTLKKLSEHLCRHLQTQRLLLLSQDEHTGGFRLEYQYHSPKLRPLLESLHPLSDVDRRMLERNIGAIALSDLEEDLRFLAWRESLISQGLRSLLVCRTVANSSTPQTILILGNHRTRTWKPKEIEFLQEFAQTLGTFEQKQRDHILQQAQLKQYDLAHKGLQTLLKIEDPTQLITSGIELITHIFDGPLAAGVLWIPGHNQGKIVSYHATSPEFAISDSEPIQLDQDPLFTQLLHSLDQRPNPSESTLEISAKNIAPETRIWLNGPGVAQVFVIPLQSPDSPTPLGAIILGTSETFRYKTTELKLIHTLVQQLGSRYRYLRETNLLQRQWMSLESLTWYKNRFLETNLSQLADLQSPEALSQAESIETQRDSHHEAITSLTTLLKTEDWQLSLAQDSIPLASILRRCMEQIEPLVQSRQLWTQIHNLTSNTTLTGTSNKLELVLYELLVAACQRSKPGDRIDIWCRLINAKWVELSITDHGELSPKFIQDFQTAKTRDLLLPSLLDKGPGRHLNACQSIIELLGGRMEIAQLEDERILSRLTLPQQMKGNRPN, encoded by the coding sequence ATGGCAGGATTGCTGGATCAAGACCAAGTTGAGTCTTTAGTCGGTTGTGTCTTAACGTTTCTGCAATCTGAGCTGGACTATCCACTATTGTGGATTGCCAAGTATGACGCCAACCAATCTGAGTTAATCGGATTGAGTGGTGGTTTGCCCCACGCAGATTCCACCGCCTTTAGTCAGCGCTATCCAGTCCTTCCAGGAGATTTGTTTGATCAAGCCTTGCTGACCCGGAACCCCATCGAGGTGATGAATCTCCAAGAAGAAGGTCGAGTCGGTAAATGGCAAAAACTGGCTCAGCGTTTTGATATTCAAGGGGCTATTCTTTACCCCATTCAATACCGGAAAGAATGTGTAGGTCTTTTATTATTAGGGTCTGCCCATTGGGGTAGAAATCCACGCACCGAAGAAAGTACTTTGCTATCCCTAGTCACTCATTCCCTAGGGGCAGCCTTTAATCGATTGAGCCAGCAGGAGACAGTTGAGCCCGTTTCCACACCATCTCAACCCCTCGCACATCTGATCAATCAGATGAATGTACTTACGGATTGGGATGAACGGGTCAATGTCGTTTTGAGAGCAGCTCAACAGGCCATCGACCCTACCTTTACTGGGTTGTACTGGTTAGATTTTGAAGAAAACAGCTGCGTCTTAAAAGTAAGCTATCAACCTGGTCAGGGAAGTCGCTTAAACCGAGCCCGACCGATTCGGGCACAAGTCCAAATGGCTGAAATTGAGCCTTTTTGCCAAGCCTTATCCCTAGGCCAGATGGTCTCTGTCAGCGAAAGTCAAGGTAGCATGAATGCCAAAGTCCCATTGCGTTTGATGCAGCAAACTAAATCCCGTTCTTTCCTCTGCGCACCGATTATGGGTAATGGGCAATTGTTAGGATTTTTGTCCGTAGAAGGGAAAGAACCTCGAGTTTGGCAAGACCAGGAAAAAAACTTTATCAAAGCTGCAGCCCAATTAATGGGGTTGTCTGCCGTTGCACCAGCTGGGGATAATCCTGTTCACATCTCCTCCCAAACCCAGACCTTGATGGGACAGTTCACTCAATTAATGGTGGAATCCAAGGACTGGCCTAAAACCCTCAAGAAGTTGTCAGAGCACCTTTGTCGGCATTTACAAACTCAACGACTCTTGCTACTCAGCCAGGATGAACACACAGGTGGGTTTCGCCTCGAATATCAGTATCACAGTCCCAAGCTTCGGCCCTTGTTAGAGTCCTTACATCCTCTGAGTGATGTGGATAGGCGGATGTTAGAGCGAAACATTGGTGCGATCGCACTCTCGGATCTCGAAGAAGATTTACGATTCCTAGCTTGGCGAGAGTCACTGATCAGCCAGGGATTGCGTTCTCTATTAGTCTGCCGCACCGTCGCCAATAGTTCGACTCCCCAGACTATCCTAATATTGGGCAATCACCGAACCCGCACTTGGAAGCCCAAAGAGATCGAATTTTTACAGGAATTTGCCCAAACCCTGGGTACCTTTGAGCAAAAACAGCGAGATCATATTCTTCAGCAAGCTCAACTCAAACAATATGACCTCGCCCACAAGGGGCTACAAACCCTGTTAAAGATTGAAGATCCCACGCAACTGATCACCTCTGGCATCGAACTGATCACCCATATTTTTGATGGACCCCTTGCTGCAGGCGTATTGTGGATCCCTGGGCATAACCAAGGAAAGATTGTCTCCTACCATGCAACATCACCCGAATTTGCAATCTCAGATAGCGAACCGATTCAACTAGATCAAGATCCTCTGTTCACACAACTATTACATTCACTGGATCAACGTCCTAACCCATCTGAATCCACCCTCGAAATATCAGCAAAAAACATCGCCCCAGAGACTCGCATTTGGTTAAATGGTCCAGGGGTAGCTCAAGTCTTTGTGATTCCATTGCAATCGCCTGATTCCCCAACACCCTTGGGTGCCATCATTCTTGGGACATCTGAGACTTTCCGCTACAAGACCACTGAACTCAAGCTTATACACACCTTAGTGCAGCAGTTAGGCAGTCGGTATCGGTATCTGCGAGAAACCAACTTACTCCAACGACAATGGATGAGTTTAGAGAGTTTAACTTGGTACAAAAACCGATTTTTAGAGACAAACTTAAGCCAGCTTGCAGATTTACAAAGCCCTGAAGCATTATCGCAAGCAGAGTCCATAGAGACTCAACGCGACTCACACCACGAAGCAATCACTTCCCTCACTACTCTACTCAAGACAGAAGATTGGCAACTCAGCCTCGCCCAAGATTCTATTCCCCTGGCTAGTATTCTGCGACGCTGCATGGAACAGATAGAACCCCTCGTTCAGTCCAGACAATTATGGACCCAAATTCATAACTTGACGTCCAATACCACCCTTACAGGAACCAGCAACAAGTTAGAACTCGTCCTCTACGAATTATTGGTAGCAGCTTGTCAGCGTTCTAAACCAGGCGATCGGATTGATATTTGGTGTCGCCTGATCAATGCTAAATGGGTTGAACTTTCTATCACCGATCATGGTGAACTCAGCCCCAAATTCATCCAAGACTTTCAAACTGCAAAGACCCGCGATTTATTATTGCCCAGCCTATTAGATAAGGGGCCGGGCCGACATCTAAACGCATGCCAATCCATCATCGAATTGCTAGGTGGCCGAATGGAAATCGCCCAGCTCGAAGACGAGAGGATTCTCAGTCGGCTGACCTTACCTCAACAGATGAAAGGGAACAGGCCTAACTGA
- the secA gene encoding preprotein translocase subunit SecA: MLKTLLGDPNKRKLKKYQPDVVEINLLEEEVVVLSDQELKAKTDEFKERLKNGETLDDLLPETFAVVREASKRVLGMRHFDVQLLGGMILHDGQIAEMKTGEGKTLVSTLPAYLNALTGKGVHAITVNDYLARRDAEWMGQVHRFLGLSVGLIQQSMSPTERKKNYACDITYGTNSEIGFDYLRDNMSTSIEEVVQRPLHYCVIDEVDSVLIDEARTPLIISGQVERPTEKYLDASKVANALQPEEHYEVDEKARNVILTDEGFVEAEQILGVSDLFDPEDPWAHYVFNAIKAKELFVNDVNYIVRNDEIVIVDEFTGRVMPGRRWSDGLHQAIEAKEKVEIQNETQTLATITYQNLFLLYDKLAGMTGTAKTEEAEFEKIYKLEVTIIPTNRSNQRHDISDVVYKSEEAKWLAVATECAEMYEVGRPILVGTTSVEKSEVLSKLLLERSIPHNLLNAKPENVERESEIVAQAGREGRVTIATNMAGRGTDIILGGNAEYMARLKVREYLMPRIVQPEDDNPLSMMQVKLPEAGSQGFGGDGQQKGMQRKTWKVSPEIFPTTISKDAESLLKAAVNAAVKQYGEQSLPELQAEDLMAVASEKAPTDDPVIQKLREVYNLILEEYDAFTSKEHDKVVERGGLHVIGTERHDSRRIDNQLRGRAGRQGDPGSTRFFLSLQDNLLRIFGGDRVAGLMNAFRVEEDMPIESRILTSSLENAQKKVETYYYDIRKQVFEYDEVMNNQRRAIYAERRRVLEGEDLKERVIEYAEQTMDDVVEAYVNPELPPEEWNLEQLVDKTKEFVYLLEDLESSHIADLSMPEMKMFLREQVRIAYDQKESEVNEMEPTLMRQAERFFILQQIDMLWREHLQQMDALREAVGLRGYGQQDPLIEYKSEGYEVFLDMMTAIRRNVVYSLFQFRPQRQPEPSEVA; the protein is encoded by the coding sequence ATGCTTAAAACATTATTGGGCGACCCGAATAAGCGAAAGCTCAAAAAGTACCAACCCGATGTGGTTGAAATCAATCTTCTTGAAGAAGAAGTAGTGGTTCTCTCAGATCAGGAATTAAAAGCTAAAACAGATGAGTTTAAAGAGCGCCTGAAAAATGGTGAGACCTTAGACGATCTTTTACCGGAAACTTTTGCCGTTGTGCGAGAAGCGTCCAAGCGAGTGTTGGGCATGCGTCACTTTGACGTGCAGCTTCTGGGCGGGATGATTCTGCATGATGGCCAAATTGCAGAGATGAAGACCGGAGAAGGTAAAACATTAGTGTCAACCTTGCCAGCCTATCTAAATGCCCTGACTGGCAAAGGCGTTCACGCTATTACAGTGAATGACTACCTGGCCAGACGAGATGCAGAATGGATGGGACAGGTCCATCGATTCTTGGGGCTGAGTGTGGGGCTGATTCAACAGTCCATGTCGCCGACAGAGCGCAAAAAAAATTACGCTTGCGATATCACCTACGGGACCAATAGTGAGATTGGCTTCGACTATCTTCGAGATAATATGTCGACTTCCATTGAGGAAGTGGTTCAGCGGCCGCTCCACTATTGCGTTATTGACGAGGTAGATTCTGTTCTGATTGATGAAGCCCGAACGCCTCTGATTATTTCGGGTCAGGTTGAGCGGCCAACGGAAAAATATTTGGATGCATCTAAAGTTGCGAATGCTTTACAACCTGAAGAGCATTATGAAGTCGATGAAAAGGCTCGCAACGTTATTTTGACGGATGAAGGCTTTGTTGAGGCAGAGCAAATTTTAGGAGTCAGTGATCTATTCGATCCAGAAGATCCCTGGGCTCACTATGTGTTCAATGCCATTAAGGCTAAAGAGCTATTTGTTAACGACGTAAATTACATTGTTCGTAATGATGAAATTGTCATTGTCGATGAGTTTACTGGCCGGGTGATGCCGGGACGGCGATGGAGTGACGGTCTTCATCAAGCGATTGAGGCGAAGGAAAAAGTCGAGATCCAGAACGAGACACAGACGTTAGCCACGATTACTTATCAGAATTTATTTTTGCTTTATGACAAGTTGGCAGGGATGACGGGTACTGCCAAGACAGAAGAAGCTGAATTTGAAAAAATTTATAAGTTAGAAGTCACGATCATACCGACTAATCGCTCTAATCAACGTCACGATATCTCTGATGTGGTCTACAAGAGTGAAGAAGCCAAGTGGTTAGCCGTTGCCACTGAATGTGCTGAAATGTACGAAGTTGGACGCCCCATCTTGGTCGGAACCACGAGTGTTGAGAAGTCTGAAGTTTTGTCAAAACTTCTACTAGAGCGCAGCATTCCTCATAACCTTCTGAATGCCAAGCCAGAGAATGTGGAACGGGAATCGGAGATTGTCGCTCAGGCAGGCCGTGAGGGTCGAGTGACAATTGCCACGAATATGGCAGGTCGCGGAACAGATATTATCTTGGGCGGAAATGCTGAATATATGGCTCGTCTTAAGGTTCGAGAGTATTTAATGCCCCGGATTGTCCAGCCAGAAGATGATAATCCGTTGTCCATGATGCAGGTTAAACTTCCTGAAGCGGGTAGTCAGGGTTTTGGTGGAGACGGTCAGCAAAAGGGAATGCAGAGAAAAACCTGGAAGGTTTCCCCAGAGATCTTTCCGACCACTATTTCTAAGGATGCTGAATCTTTATTGAAAGCAGCCGTAAACGCAGCTGTTAAGCAATATGGTGAACAGAGTTTACCTGAACTGCAAGCTGAAGATTTAATGGCGGTCGCCTCTGAGAAAGCACCTACAGATGATCCCGTCATCCAGAAACTACGGGAAGTCTATAACCTGATTCTGGAAGAATATGACGCCTTCACTAGCAAAGAACATGACAAGGTTGTAGAACGAGGGGGGCTCCATGTAATTGGTACTGAGAGACATGATTCTCGCCGCATTGATAACCAGTTGCGAGGTCGGGCCGGTCGTCAGGGGGACCCAGGTTCAACCCGGTTCTTCTTGAGTTTGCAAGATAATCTCCTACGTATCTTTGGGGGTGATCGGGTTGCGGGCTTGATGAATGCTTTCCGAGTGGAAGAAGATATGCCCATTGAGTCTCGAATCTTGACGAGCAGCTTAGAAAATGCCCAAAAGAAGGTTGAGACCTACTACTACGATATTCGGAAGCAAGTTTTTGAATATGACGAGGTGATGAATAATCAGCGGCGAGCGATTTATGCCGAACGTCGGCGGGTATTGGAAGGCGAGGACCTGAAAGAACGGGTCATTGAATATGCTGAACAGACCATGGATGACGTTGTTGAGGCCTATGTCAATCCAGAGCTACCTCCAGAAGAATGGAATTTGGAGCAGTTGGTAGACAAGACTAAGGAATTTGTCTACTTGCTAGAGGATCTAGAATCTAGCCATATTGCTGATCTATCCATGCCAGAGATGAAGATGTTCTTGCGAGAACAAGTCCGTATTGCCTATGACCAGAAAGAGTCAGAGGTGAATGAGATGGAGCCAACATTGATGCGCCAGGCAGAACGATTCTTCATCCTGCAGCAAATTGATATGCTTTGGCGAGAGCATTTGCAGCAGATGGATGCGTTGCGTGAAGCTGTAGGGCTTCGAGGCTATGGTCAGCAAGATCCGCTGATTGAGTATAAGAGCGAAGGATATGAAGTCTTTTTGGATATGATGACTGCGATTCGTCGTAATGTTGTCTACTCTCTCTTCCAATTCCGACCTCAGCGACAGCCTGAACCCTCTGAGGTGGCTTAA
- a CDS encoding PCP reductase family protein, whose translation MRESDLTDLLQWTSTAEAKLKNIPFFARSQARQKIEAIARESNLDVVTVELVELARLEFGQ comes from the coding sequence ATGCGCGAGTCTGACTTGACTGATCTACTCCAATGGACTTCAACTGCAGAAGCAAAACTCAAAAACATTCCTTTTTTTGCCAGATCCCAAGCAAGACAAAAGATTGAAGCGATTGCTCGGGAATCAAACTTGGATGTTGTAACGGTAGAATTGGTCGAGCTAGCCCGTCTGGAATTTGGTCAATAA
- the psbC gene encoding photosystem II reaction center protein CP43 produces the protein METPFNPSAAGYDRATTGYGWWAGNARLTNLSGQLTGAHIAHCGMITFWAGAMTLFEVSHFIPEKPMYEQGSILLAHLAAEGFGVGAGGEVISTYPYFVIGALHLIASAVLGFGGLYHTFRSPAKFEDFSDYWGYDWEDKEKMMQILGIHLIFLGIGALLFAAKAMFFGGLYDPWAPGGGNVRLITNPTWNLGTFLGYITRSPWGEGGWIVSVNNLEDVVGGHLLVGVHYIFGGVFHILVKPWGWVRRAYVWSGEAYLSYSIGALYMCGMIAVGYIWFNNTVYPSEFYGPTAAEASQAQAMTFLIRDQRLGANIASAQGPTGLGKYLMRSPSGEIIFGGETMRFWDFRGPWLEPLRGPNGLDLNKLRNDIQPWQARRAAEYMTHAPLGALNSVGGVATEINSVNYVSPRSWLSTSHFCLAFFFFVGHIWHSGRARAAAAGFEKGIERKTEYALSLPDIDATAVD, from the coding sequence GTGGAAACGCCCTTTAATCCATCTGCGGCTGGTTATGACCGCGCAACCACTGGCTATGGCTGGTGGGCTGGAAATGCCCGATTAACTAACTTGTCTGGTCAGTTAACTGGTGCCCACATCGCCCATTGCGGCATGATCACCTTCTGGGCCGGTGCGATGACTTTGTTTGAAGTCTCTCACTTCATCCCTGAAAAGCCAATGTATGAGCAAGGCAGCATCTTGCTTGCTCACTTAGCTGCTGAAGGTTTTGGTGTAGGCGCTGGTGGCGAAGTTATCAGTACCTATCCCTACTTTGTGATTGGTGCTCTTCATCTAATTGCTTCTGCAGTCCTTGGTTTCGGTGGCCTTTATCACACCTTCAGAAGCCCTGCTAAGTTTGAGGATTTCTCTGATTACTGGGGATATGACTGGGAAGATAAAGAGAAAATGATGCAAATCCTAGGAATTCATTTGATTTTCCTCGGAATTGGTGCACTTCTCTTTGCTGCTAAAGCCATGTTTTTTGGTGGCCTTTATGACCCCTGGGCACCTGGTGGTGGTAATGTCCGTCTGATTACCAACCCAACTTGGAACTTAGGTACTTTCCTGGGTTACATTACTCGTTCTCCTTGGGGAGAAGGTGGTTGGATTGTTAGCGTTAACAATCTAGAAGATGTTGTCGGTGGTCACCTTCTCGTCGGTGTTCACTATATCTTCGGTGGCGTTTTCCACATTCTTGTTAAGCCTTGGGGTTGGGTTCGTCGGGCCTATGTTTGGTCTGGTGAAGCCTATCTTTCTTACAGCATCGGCGCCCTTTACATGTGCGGAATGATTGCTGTGGGTTACATCTGGTTTAACAATACTGTTTACCCCAGTGAATTCTACGGTCCTACTGCTGCTGAAGCTTCTCAGGCTCAGGCAATGACCTTTTTGATTCGTGACCAACGGTTGGGGGCTAACATCGCTTCTGCTCAAGGTCCTACGGGTCTTGGTAAGTATCTGATGCGTTCTCCTTCTGGTGAGATCATCTTCGGTGGTGAGACCATGCGTTTCTGGGATTTCCGCGGACCTTGGTTGGAGCCCCTTCGTGGACCCAACGGTTTGGATCTCAACAAGCTCAGAAATGATATTCAGCCTTGGCAAGCTCGCCGTGCAGCTGAGTACATGACTCATGCTCCTTTGGGTGCATTGAACTCTGTGGGTGGTGTGGCAACTGAGATTAACTCGGTGAACTATGTTTCTCCCCGTTCTTGGTTATCCACTTCACACTTCTGCCTAGCTTTCTTCTTCTTCGTTGGCCATATTTGGCACTCCGGCCGCGCCCGGGCTGCTGCTGCTGGTTTCGAGAAGGGAATCGAGCGGAAGACCGAATACGCACTATCTCTTCCTGATATCGACGCTACAGCGGTTGACTAA